From Phragmites australis chromosome 5, lpPhrAust1.1, whole genome shotgun sequence, a single genomic window includes:
- the LOC133917465 gene encoding probable xyloglucan endotransglucosylase/hydrolase protein 12 translates to MERSKALLLVAIAAAVAGLASANFRDDCDIPWEPQNARFTGDGNGLSLSLVSNYSGCMLRTKKQFIYGTVSTLIQLIPGNSAGTVTTYYASSVGDNHDEIDFEFLGNETSQPYTFHTNVYADGIGNKEMQFKPWFDPTDGYHNYTISWSPCMIVWYVDSVPIRVFRNYQASNGVAYPTSRPMYAYSSIWAAEDWATQGGRVKTDWSKAPFVANYQNIHLDICECYSYGGCATDCPAAAAAYGGRCRLSDAELGQMQWVQNNYRIYDYCVDYKRWNNGQQPVECGLQQY, encoded by the exons ATGGAGAGATCAAAGGCTCTCCTGCTGGTGGCGatcgcggcggcggtggccggccTTGCCAGCGCCAACTTCCGGGACGACTGCGACATCCCGTGGGAGCCCCAGAACGCAAGGTTCACCGGCGACGGCAACGGCCTCTCGCTCTCGCTCGTCAGCAACTACTCTG GCTGCATGCTCCGGACAAAGAAGCAGTTCATCTACGGGACCGTGTCCACGCTCATCCAGCTCATCCCAGGCAACTCGGCCGGCACTGTCACCACATACTAC GCATCCTCCGTTGGAGACAACCACGACGAGATCGACTTCGAGTTCCTGGGCAACGAGACCAGCCAGCCCTACACCTTCCACACCAACGTCTACGCCGACGGCATCGGCAACAAGGAGATGCAATTCAAGCCCTGGTTCGACCCCACCGATGGCTACCACAACTACACCATCTCATGGAGCCCCTGCATGATCGT CTGGTACGTTGACAGCGTCCCCATCAGGGTGTTCCGCAACTACCAGGCGAGCAACGGCGTGGCGTACCCGACGAGCCGGCCGATGTACGCCTACTCCAGCATCTGGGCGGCGGAGGACTGGGCCACGCAGGGCGGCCGCGTCAAGACCGACTGGTCCAAGGCGCCGTTCGTCGCCAACTACCAGAACATCCACCTCGACATCTGCGAGTGCTACAGCTACGGCGGCTGCGCCACAGATTGCCCGGCGGCCGCAGCGGCGTACGGCGGCCGGTGCCGGCTGAGTGACGCGGAGCTGGGGCAGATGCAGTGGGTGCAGAACAACTACAGGATCTACGACTACTGCGTCGACTACAAGCGGTGGAACAACGGTCAGCAGCCCGTCGAGTGCGGCCTGCAGCAGTACTGA